TATCTATAATTCTGTTAAAATCAAGAAGTTTTGACCTATTCATAAATTTAGAAATAAGTAAAATTATCATCAGTATAATAGCGGAAATTTTTTCAGTATATTAATTTACATATAAATAATTCTTAAGCAGTATCATAATTTTATGATAGGGAATAAATTTATGTAAAACTCTATGAAAAATAGAACAAGCAAAAAAAATTACTTCAATAAAGCTTCATAAAACTGTAAGTAAACTTTGAGTTATATTATGTGACGCTACTAAGAATATCTATCTCATTTATAAGGATCCGTAATTTTTCTGGAGGCGAAATATGGCGCAACCCAGGGAAGCAGCTACTACCCTCACTTTTGTGGATAACTATTGTGCAACCTACAAGCATCTTTTTCCAGAAGTGAGAAGTTTTGAATTTTTCAAGTGGTTGCATTTAGGCTTGGTTTCTGATGTTAGTCGCAAAAGTTTGCCTGCGATCGCAAAATATTTAGGATTAAATAATCAAGCTTTACTCCATTTTGTTACCGAATCACCCTGGCAACTCAACGAACTCAGAAATCAAAGATTATCAATTATTCGTCAAGTTTTACAAGGAAGGAGTTTTACTTTAATTATTGATGATACTGGAGATAAAAAAAAAGGTAAAACAACAGATTATGTAGACAAACAATATATTGGTAACTTAGGTACAGTTGAAAATGGAATTGTTTCGGTAAATGCCTATGCTTTCCTAGATGGTTTAATTTTTCCTCTCATATTTAAAGTTTTCAGACCGCTAAAAAGATTAAAAGCGGGAGATACTTTTAAAACTAAGCCCCAATTAATTGCTGAGATAATTCAAGAACTACAAAAAGGAGGATTCACCTTTGACTTGGTATTAGCAGATACTGTCTATGGAGAGTGTGATACCTTAATGAATATTTTAAATGAATATCAACTTAATTTCATTGTTGCAATTAGAAGTAATATTGGTTTTTGGTTAGCCCCTAGCCAGAAGATGAGGTACACCAGTTGGAAAAAATTTCATCGAATTTTCAGTAACGGCAAAACAGAACAAAGCTATATTCGTGAAATTATCTTTGGTAGCCGTCGAGAACTAAGGTATTGGCAAATTACAAACAATAGGGAACAATCTGCTGAGAATTTTACTTTGTTTTTAATGAGTAATTTACCAAAGTCTATTACTTCAGTAGTAGATAACCCCTATGGATTAATAACTTGGCTGGAGTATGGCTGTAAACACAGTAAAAACTACATAGGTTGGTCAGATTTCCGTATCACTAATTATGAGCAAATAGAACGTTGGTGGGAAATTGTGTCTAGTGTTTACTGTATGTTGAGTATGCAATTTCATCTTTTCCAGCAAAAGTCTCATCAAGCGATTCACAACCAAAACACTGAACTTATCGCATAACACAATACTCTATGGACTTGTAGCAGCTTTTTACCTGAGGTTTCGGAAATCGGGATCTTTGCTGCTGTATTTACAATCAAGCAGTCAGTTGCATTGTTTGATGAAAAACTTATGAAGGCATCATTGCACAATCGTTTAGGTATAGGAAAAAGCACATTCACATTGATAGCTATTGCCAGTGTTGCGGGTGTGATGACTTTTGGTAATCCTGATAATAATACCTATATTAATTATGCCGCAGAACGACTCACCAGCGAAATCCAGAACGCTGTTTGCCAAGGGCCACAGTTACCACAAGGCCAGTTGTGGGAGGATATAAGCAAACTTACAGCCAATACCTGTAAATCGGGATTAGCAACGGGAATAAATTTTCAAAGTAATAACATTAAAGATTTTATCGCCACATCAACCGAGCGTCAAAACTTTGTAGTTTTTAGTATCTACTCTACCAAAATACCTGGATACAACTTTAAAACCATTGGTGCATTTGGAAATTTTTTCACATTTCAAAAATAGGTCTTGATAACTGATAACTGTACAGACGCGATGTTCCTCGCGTCTCTAACTGATAACTGTTCACTGTTCATTAGATATCCCAAAGCGATATCCTTTACCATAAACACTATGAATTAATTGAATTTCACCAGTTAACTCAATCTTGCGCCGCAACAGACGTACTAACGCAGCAATGACATTACTACTCGGTTGCTCGTTATCTTGCCACAAATATTGCATAATTTGGGTGTGGGTCAGAAGTTTGCCAGTATTTTCCATAAAATATTGCAGCAACTGACTTTCTTTTTGTGATAATTCTATTACTCGTCCTTGACGATAGGCGACTTGATTTTCTGGGTCAAGTTCTAGATCAGCCACTGTCAAGCGAAGTGTGGGTGTACCCGGTATCTGAGAAGCGGAACGTCGTAACAAAGCACGGACTCTTGCTAGTAACTCTCGCAGTTCAAAAGGCTTAACTATATAGTCATCTGCACCAGCATCTAAACCTTCAACTCGGTCATCAAGAGTATCTTTCGCAGTCAGAAATAATACAGGAGTAGTAATCCCTCGCCTGCGTAATTCTTGACATATCTCCAATCCCGTTTTTCCAGGTAGCATCCAATCTAAAATCAGCAAGTCGTAATTGCTGGTTTGTGCCAGTTGACTGCCACTTGTACCATCATAAGCAGCATCGACACTGTATCCTTCACGACTTAAAATCCGACTCAAAGGGTCAGTCAATTCTATTTCGTCATCAACTACTAAAATTCGCATGAGCAGCCAACAATACTTTGGAATCAGCTTTCCTGTATTATTATCATGCTGACCGCTAACGCTATTTATGCTTACTGTTGCACTGCCTAAAGGGGAACTTCTCAAACATAGCATCCAACTGCTACAAACTGTAGGGCTGGACTTTAGTGCGTTTTTAGACTCTAGTAACCGACAATTACAAATGACTGATACTAATGGCAAAGCAAAAGGACTACTAGTCAGAGGACAAGATGTGCCAGTTTACGTAGAATATGGTCAGGCACAAGTGGGTATTGTTGGTTACGATGTACTGCGCGAGAAAAAGCCGCAAGTAGCACAGTTAGTGGATTTACGGTTTGGGTATTGCCGGATGTCGGTAGCAGTCAAACAATCCAGTCTTTATCGATCGCCCCTAGATTTACCAGCTCATGGTAGAGTTGCATCCAAATATGTTAACTGTGCGCGAGAATATTTTCATAGTTTGGATTTACCTGTGGAAATTGTGCCTTTGTATGGTTCCGTAGAACTAGGGCCAATCACAGGTATGTCTGAAGCGATCGTTGATATAGTCTCCACAGGCAGGACATTACGCGAAAATGGTTTGATGGAAATTGCAGTACTGTATGAAAGTACAGCGCGGTTGATTGCCCATCCTTTAAGCTATCGCCTCAACACAGATAATCTTAGTAATTTGATAGCTAAAGTGCGTAAGGTCACATTAGCAAGTGTATAAATCAGGACTTAGTGCCTTGGTGATGTAAATTAACCACAAAGACATCAAGCAAAGTCTGAATTGATTTGAACTTTACCAGGACTAGCAATGAATCAGACCATAGATTTTGATACTAACCCAACAGTTGCTGCTAGCGAATATGACAACATGGCACGTATGGCACTGCCTGGTTATGAAATAATGCATACAATGGTGTTGGCTTGTTTGCGATCGCATCTGCCAGAAAAAGCAAATCTCTTGATTGTCGGTGCTGGTACGGGGATGGAGTTAGTGAGATTTGCTCAAGTTAATCGAGAGTGGCAAATGTTAGGTGTAGATCCATCTGCTAATATGCTGGCTGTTGCCCAAGAGAAAATACAGCAGCATAACTTATCTGAACAAATCAAATTATTTCAGGGATATACCCACGATTTACCGACTACGACTTTATATGATGCGGCAACTTCTATTTTGGTGATGCATTTTATCCCAGATGATGGGAGTAAGTTAGCTTTTCTCCAAAGTATTGCCCAACGTTTGCAATCATCTGCTGTTTTTATTTTGGTAGATGTGTTTGGTGAAACAAACACTCGTGAATTTGAGCAGACTGTTTCTTTCGTAAAAAAATATTGGGAAGAAATGGGGATACCGCCCCAGAAAATGACACAATTGCTAGAAAGGATCAATGATGGTGTTCATTTGATTAGCGAAGCCAGGGTCTTGGAATTATTGCAGCAAGCTGGCTTTAGCAGTGTGATGCGATTTTATACAGGTCTTTGGGTTGGCGGTTGGGTGGCGATAAAAAATAGAGATTGAGAAAGCAGCGATCGCCACCAAGCCGATAATTAGTTTTGCTGGGCATCATGAATGACAAAGAGAATTGATCCAACCGTAAATAGCAAACTGGCTGATAAATGCAAAGCAACGTGTAACGAAAAACCTTCTGTGAGTTCAACAATTGCATCAATCTGAAAAATCAATGAACCGATCAAAAATAACCAACTGACGAGTGTGAGAAGAACGTTGTCTGGTTTATTTTTGTCTACAGTTGTCGTTTGCGCTGTTTGCTTTTCAAAGGTCTGTAGCATAGTTATACCGTTTAACTGCAAGTCTGATACATTTGGCTATCAGATAAGGAAGATAAGGGGGAGGATTTGTATCAAGAATAGGACTGCGCACAGTCTACAAACCCTTGGCGTCTGCCGTTCCGGTAGACACGAAGTGGCTTCTGAAAGTAGCCGCTAGCGCGTCTAAGGCGTCTTAGTGGTTCAATAAATTAAGCTTTTTGTACTTTTTGTCAATTCTTGGGTAAAAGTCTTGAAGAATTTTATGAAATGGTATATTTCCTTCTGCCCTCTGCCCTCTGCCTTCTACTTCATAGTAATTCCGTTCGTTTTGAGGTCAGTGTTTGAAAACGCCAAATGAAAGTTCCTGCTGCGATCGCCACTGCTATTAATAGTCCCAACCACAAGCCAACGCCGCCTAAACCCAACTGAAATCCTAACCAATAGCCACTGCTTAATCCGATACACCAGTAAGACAGAAAACTCAGTAGCATTGGCACACGGGTATCCTTCAAGCCTTGCAATGCACCGTAAGTAATTTTTTGTACCCCATCAAACAGATGCGCAATTGCCCCAACCCGCATGATTGTGGTTCCAAGCACTACCACTGGTGCATTCTCAGCAGAATCAATGTCAATATACAAGCTAATAACTGGTTGAGGAAATAACAGGAGTGCGATCGCAACTATTGCTGTCCATACGGTTCCAGTACCGATACTGACAATGCCTGCTTGTCTTATTCCTGCAAGGTTTTGTCGTCCCAACCACTGACCGATCCGTGCAGTCGCTGCAAATGACATTCCCAGTGGGATCATAAAAAGCAAATTGAAAGTTTGAAACACAATCTGATGTGCTGCTAGTCCGTCAGTTCCCCACACTCCCATGAGATAGCTGACGGCGGTGTACACGGCAATTTCCAGCGCCGAAAACACGCTGATCGGCACTCCTAATTTAAGTAATTCCAACAGTAGTTGTGGTTTAAACTGATGTAAGTAATGGAAGAATTGGTAGGTTCTGAGTTGCTTGTGTTGCAATAAGTAGACAACCAGTGCCAAAAACATTCCCCACAGAGTTAAAACACTTGCTAAAGCAAGCCCTGCAAGCCCTAAGTGGGAAGAAAATCCAAGTTTGCCAAACCCCAAAACATAGTTGCCCAAAATGTTAAAGAGTGTGCCTGCAATGACAATTATCATAATGGGACGTGTTTGAGACACCGCTAAAACAACTCCTCGAAGCATGGCAAATCCTAAAGCTGGGAAAAGTCCCCACAGCATAATATCTAGATACACATTTGCTAGCTTTACTATCGTCGCCGCTTGCCCAAGCTGATCCATGATCAAATCCACATGAGCGATCGCGATCATCATCGGGATAGTCAGCAGCAAACATAACCACAATCCTTGCCGTGTAAATTGCTCAATGCGGGTTTTATGACCTGCACCGTAAGCCTCTGCAACCAATGGACTGATACCCATTACCACACCACTAGCGGTCACGAGAAATGAGAAAAAAGTGATCGAGGCTAAAGCCCCAGCAGCTAAGGTTTCTCGTCCCAGATGACCCATCATCACCGTATCAACAAAGCCCGTTGCCAGCTGGGCAACTTGGGCGCTGGCTAAGGGAATCGCAAGTTGCAAAAAAGCTTTGAGTTCTGTGCGGATACTCGACCGAGAAGGATATAGGGTTGCCATGCCTGGAAAACCTTTCACGTTACAATTTATAAACTAGGTAAACTCAAAGTTCTCAGCTATCACAATCCTGCCAGCCTTGCAAAATCCTGCTGTAAGTTTTGAAGGAAGCGATCGCACTAATGACCGATAATTCCTCAATCGTACAAGCCCCTAGATTTATCTATCAAACCAATCAAAAATCTAAAATCGGATGACGGCATTTCATTCCTCGAACCACCATAATCCAGACTTGCTGATTGTCTCCAGTCTGGATTTAGGCTGGGAAACTCTTCTGGTTGAGGAGTATCGGCAACCACCCGGAGGCACGGAAATGCAAGCTGAAGCAGATCCCGTGATTGTATTGTGTCTGGCTACCCAACCTCATCGTATCCATCAAGTAATAGGCGATCGCCAGTATACCGGACTTTATCGGCAGGGCGATATTGCTATCACTCCTGCTGGTGTTGCCAGTAGCTATCAAGCTGAGGGGAATGATCACTACTTGTATATTCAAATTCCCTTGGTATTTCTCCAACAGGTTGCCGAAGAGGCTATGGAAATCAATTCTAATCGAGTTGAACTGTTGCCAGAATTTCGCGTCCGCAATCCTCAACTGGAGCAAATTTTGCTACTGCTGCAATCCGAACTGCATCGGGGTGGCTATATGGGGCGATTGTACGTTGAGTCATTGGCGAATGCATTGGTAGTGAATTTACTCCGAGATCATGCAATTACCCGATCTCGTGTCGCACAATTTGAGGGTGGATTGAGCGATCGCAAACTGCTTCAAGTCACAGATTACATAAATGACGCTTTAGATCAAGACATCAAGCTTGCTGATCTTGCCCAATTACTAGGCATGAGTCAATCCCATTTCAGCCGCCTATTCAAGCGCTCAATGGGGCTGTCGCCTCACCAATACCTCCTCCAACAACGAGTCGAACGGGCAAAGCAATTACTCAAACACACGAATCAATCCCTTGTCGAGATTGCTTTGGCTTGTGGCTTCGATAGTCACAGTCATCTCAGTAGGCAATTTCGACAGCTTACAGGTAGGACACCCACAGCCTACCGATCAAATTAAATCTCTTGCATGGTACAGTATACGTCTCAAATCGCTTATGCAAGAGTGAGCGCAAAAACACGTGTTGCTGCAAGCATCCCCCTAAGATCATCTAGTGCTCAATTGCTTTGTATCGCGCCTCAATCAGGGCTGCCACAATCACAGGTTGCTGCTGTCCCTGACTCTCAAATTGGTTTGCCGTCTCCTTTGCATGAGTCAGTTGGGCAATTTCTCTAGTATAAGGAATGTCACTGAATTGCCGAACATATGCAACTATAAGTGCTGTTGGACTGATTTTGTCAAAATCACTAACTGAAGAACTAGACATGAGACTTCGTGGCATTAGTCAGGAGAAAGGTTAAGGGGGAAGGGTTAAAGGCATTAAAAAATCCTTTCCCCTTTACCCTTTAACCTTTTCCCTACTCTTGTAAAGGGTACTTTTGCAAGAGGCCTATAGTATGAACTTGAATAAAAATCTTTGTGTCTTTATGTCTTGGTGGTTAATATTCATCCTATCCACCACCAAGACATCAACTTACTTACTCCCCGTAGTGACCGCCAGTGATCTTACCCCGGAACACAATATATTGATAAATGTTGTAGAACAACATCACGGGGATCAGCGCACCAATGAAAATAATCATAAAAACCAGCGCACTCGGGTCAGCAGCAGCTTCATAAATAGTGATTTGAGTGGGAATAATGTAGGGAAAGACAACCATTGCCAATCCTACAAATGTTAGCAAGAAAAGCAGAATTGTCCAGATAAAAGGCGCTCTTTCTTCTTGACGAAATAAGCTTCTAATTAATAGCGAAATCAACAAAACCCCTAACAAGGGAATTAAAGCAAATACGTAAACCTGTGGACGATGAAACAAACGTTCTCTAGCGTAGTCGTAAAATATTGGAGTACCAATTGTAATCAAAATGGCTCCGATCAAAGTTGTTACCGCCGCAATTTTCGCTGTTTTATAGTGGGTGTCTTGTAATTCGCCTGTGGTTTTCCAAACTAAGTAAGTAGAACCAATTAGGACATAACCTTGGATGAGAGTCAAAGCTACCAGCACAGTCTGCCAACTCAACCAATCCCAAGTTGTACCGATAAAGTGACCTGCTTGGTCTACCTGAATTCCTTTGAGTACGCCGCCAAGGGCGAATCCTTGACCTAAGGCTGCAAGAAAACTACCAGCACCAAAGGCAAAGTTCCACAATAGTTTACGCTTAGCTTGTTCACGAAATTCAAATGCTACAGCACGAAAAATAAATCCAAACACCATCAACAAAATGGGGATGTAAAGGGCATTCAAAATCGTGCCGTAAGCAAGGGGAAACGCCCCAAACAAACCACCACCCATGAGAACTAACCAAGTTTCGTTAGCATCCCAAATATTACTCAAGCTAGTCATTAAGATGCCACGCCGTTCTTCTGTAGAAGCAGTCAGAGATAAAATTCCTACCCCCAAGTCAAACCCATCCAGCATGACATAGAGAAACAGGAAAAGAGCTAAAATACCGAACCATACCTG
Above is a genomic segment from Fischerella sp. JS2 containing:
- a CDS encoding IS701 family transposase, producing MAQPREAATTLTFVDNYCATYKHLFPEVRSFEFFKWLHLGLVSDVSRKSLPAIAKYLGLNNQALLHFVTESPWQLNELRNQRLSIIRQVLQGRSFTLIIDDTGDKKKGKTTDYVDKQYIGNLGTVENGIVSVNAYAFLDGLIFPLIFKVFRPLKRLKAGDTFKTKPQLIAEIIQELQKGGFTFDLVLADTVYGECDTLMNILNEYQLNFIVAIRSNIGFWLAPSQKMRYTSWKKFHRIFSNGKTEQSYIREIIFGSRRELRYWQITNNREQSAENFTLFLMSNLPKSITSVVDNPYGLITWLEYGCKHSKNYIGWSDFRITNYEQIERWWEIVSSVYCMLSMQFHLFQQKSHQAIHNQNTELIA
- a CDS encoding DUF4359 domain-containing protein: MKASLHNRLGIGKSTFTLIAIASVAGVMTFGNPDNNTYINYAAERLTSEIQNAVCQGPQLPQGQLWEDISKLTANTCKSGLATGINFQSNNIKDFIATSTERQNFVVFSIYSTKIPGYNFKTIGAFGNFFTFQK
- the rppA gene encoding two-component system response regulator RppA codes for the protein MRILVVDDEIELTDPLSRILSREGYSVDAAYDGTSGSQLAQTSNYDLLILDWMLPGKTGLEICQELRRRGITTPVLFLTAKDTLDDRVEGLDAGADDYIVKPFELRELLARVRALLRRSASQIPGTPTLRLTVADLELDPENQVAYRQGRVIELSQKESQLLQYFMENTGKLLTHTQIMQYLWQDNEQPSSNVIAALVRLLRRKIELTGEIQLIHSVYGKGYRFGISNEQ
- the hisG gene encoding ATP phosphoribosyltransferase; this encodes MLTVALPKGELLKHSIQLLQTVGLDFSAFLDSSNRQLQMTDTNGKAKGLLVRGQDVPVYVEYGQAQVGIVGYDVLREKKPQVAQLVDLRFGYCRMSVAVKQSSLYRSPLDLPAHGRVASKYVNCAREYFHSLDLPVEIVPLYGSVELGPITGMSEAIVDIVSTGRTLRENGLMEIAVLYESTARLIAHPLSYRLNTDNLSNLIAKVRKVTLASV
- a CDS encoding class I SAM-dependent methyltransferase, producing MNQTIDFDTNPTVAASEYDNMARMALPGYEIMHTMVLACLRSHLPEKANLLIVGAGTGMELVRFAQVNREWQMLGVDPSANMLAVAQEKIQQHNLSEQIKLFQGYTHDLPTTTLYDAATSILVMHFIPDDGSKLAFLQSIAQRLQSSAVFILVDVFGETNTREFEQTVSFVKKYWEEMGIPPQKMTQLLERINDGVHLISEARVLELLQQAGFSSVMRFYTGLWVGGWVAIKNRD
- a CDS encoding MATE family efflux transporter, translating into MATLYPSRSSIRTELKAFLQLAIPLASAQVAQLATGFVDTVMMGHLGRETLAAGALASITFFSFLVTASGVVMGISPLVAEAYGAGHKTRIEQFTRQGLWLCLLLTIPMMIAIAHVDLIMDQLGQAATIVKLANVYLDIMLWGLFPALGFAMLRGVVLAVSQTRPIMIIVIAGTLFNILGNYVLGFGKLGFSSHLGLAGLALASVLTLWGMFLALVVYLLQHKQLRTYQFFHYLHQFKPQLLLELLKLGVPISVFSALEIAVYTAVSYLMGVWGTDGLAAHQIVFQTFNLLFMIPLGMSFAATARIGQWLGRQNLAGIRQAGIVSIGTGTVWTAIVAIALLLFPQPVISLYIDIDSAENAPVVVLGTTIMRVGAIAHLFDGVQKITYGALQGLKDTRVPMLLSFLSYWCIGLSSGYWLGFQLGLGGVGLWLGLLIAVAIAAGTFIWRFQTLTSKRTELL
- a CDS encoding helix-turn-helix domain-containing protein, producing the protein MTAFHSSNHHNPDLLIVSSLDLGWETLLVEEYRQPPGGTEMQAEADPVIVLCLATQPHRIHQVIGDRQYTGLYRQGDIAITPAGVASSYQAEGNDHYLYIQIPLVFLQQVAEEAMEINSNRVELLPEFRVRNPQLEQILLLLQSELHRGGYMGRLYVESLANALVVNLLRDHAITRSRVAQFEGGLSDRKLLQVTDYINDALDQDIKLADLAQLLGMSQSHFSRLFKRSMGLSPHQYLLQQRVERAKQLLKHTNQSLVEIALACGFDSHSHLSRQFRQLTGRTPTAYRSN
- the cydB gene encoding cytochrome d ubiquinol oxidase subunit II; protein product: METLSYFLPQVWFGILALFLFLYVMLDGFDLGVGILSLTASTEERRGILMTSLSNIWDANETWLVLMGGGLFGAFPLAYGTILNALYIPILLMVFGFIFRAVAFEFREQAKRKLLWNFAFGAGSFLAALGQGFALGGVLKGIQVDQAGHFIGTTWDWLSWQTVLVALTLIQGYVLIGSTYLVWKTTGELQDTHYKTAKIAAVTTLIGAILITIGTPIFYDYARERLFHRPQVYVFALIPLLGVLLISLLIRSLFRQEERAPFIWTILLFLLTFVGLAMVVFPYIIPTQITIYEAAADPSALVFMIIFIGALIPVMLFYNIYQYIVFRGKITGGHYGE